In the genome of Crassostrea angulata isolate pt1a10 chromosome 6, ASM2561291v2, whole genome shotgun sequence, the window TAAACGATTAATACGGTCCGTACAGTCCTTACGATTTCCATCAGAcctaaagaatttattttttttagaaattaaagcaaaaatctcgtatattaaatatgaattaGTCTGTATTTCCAAAGTAACCTTAAAACTTTTATATTAACGATCAGAATATTGGCTAGTAAAAAATACGGGGAATAATATTAAAACGAGTTCAAATAAACTGCTAAATGAAAACAGATGAGTCACATACAGTTCTGTGCAAAATATAGTAAACAATTGCAACATTTATCAAAGTATTGAGAAAATGAGatatattttgtacatatatatgtatttataaatttacaataaactaGGAAAATACTATTGCTATTTTGTCACGAAACCAATGGTTAGAAAGAATTATTTTACAACGTTGAAtgtcatctctctctctctctctctctctctctctctctctctctctctctctctctctctctctctccattggTATGTTTCCGGTAAGCTATCTACTAAATcttttataatgatgaaaacGAAACTTCTCACTTAACGTTTAATTAGACTATTTGAATTGGAGCcagcaaaattttatttttgaagacCAAACATCAAATTTCACTTTGGGAATAATAAACGCCAAAGTGGCTTAATTTATACAGTGAGGCAGGTGTTTCATCGAAGCACCAATGCGATTCGTAAAATCCGCGCGACGGACGctaaataagttaaaaaaattcaccGGCAACTCGTTCAATACCTtgtaaccatttttaaaaatgccagCTCAGTGAAGATTAAAACTGTTCCATTTTATGTTTAACTAATTCTTTCCCCCCGGAATCTACAAATGTCTGCTGGTCCCCATTTCCTGTTGGCTTAACTTTATCCAGAATATAATATCCTAAGAATTATTAACTTCGACGTTTCAAAGACTTTTGATGAAGAAAGGAAGACGTATGGAATTAAATTTGGTAATGCAGAGTAGGAGGTACCGACACGTCGCAGCACGAGCGCACGTGCTTATTGACTGGCGTAAATTGAACGCTGTATAGGAATGCGCCGTTGAGTGGGGGAGCGGTTATTGAGAGAGTGCAGATCTTGGTTGGTCAGTTTGAAGACAAGAGACGTGCATGACGGGAAGGATGCGGTTTATTTTTACGATAACGAAGTATCAACAGGGGATATTTTTTATCGCGGATTGCTAAGGGTGATCAGGCTCCGGTTACCGGTACATGCAGTATAAGTTTCCTCTGTTGACTGCTTTAATAACTTTGGGGTTAGATATATGTATCAGCTGTGAATGGGTCTAATAGGATTAGGCCCCCGGGAAATAGCCCCCTCTACAGGTGTCCGTGGCGATAGCTTCTTAAAGACTTCACAGAAATAGGATTGCTTTTCTCATTCTTGTACACTAAGCCAGTAATGAAGAgcatttctatatatatttgattCTTGTGATGTTTTATATATGAGGAATCGATTGATTGTTTCAGATCGAAAATAGCATTTCAAAGGGTGGAAAGGAAAGCAAATATTTGGACCATTTGATGAGTAAAAACGTCTGATGTAAAATCGATGCTTCAGCCTTAATTGATGAAAGTGTTAAAAGTATTAACAGTTCTAATTAGGAGAAAAAAGAGCATTGATAATCCGAGCGGAGCAGTGATGTGGACTTTCCCTCCCCCCGCCGTGAGATGTGTGCGACCCACGGACAAGGATGAGATATAATGGTGTCCTTTGTGTTCTGTCTGTGGGCCCTCCTGACCACCGCCATTGCTGTCGTCTGGTCCGTCAGTCTACTACATCCGGTCTGGGTGCTACATCCGGACAACGTCCACTCCTTTGGCTTACAGAAGTACTGTGTGATGGACCTGAGGGGGACAACGGGGGGTTCCCGAGGGGAAGCCCTCCACAGGGCGTGTCTACCCTACGGTCGTGAACTCCGGATCGGGAACATTCCGTCCGACACCTGGCGGGCAGCCTTCCTGCTCTTCTccagtggaactcttctgttcATCGCCAGCGTCCTCAGTGGACTACTCTCAGTGGTCATTCAGGGCAAGTGGGACAGATATGTTTCCATGACGACAAAGTATATCCAAATCACTGCAGGTAAGGATTGGAATAAAAGTTCTATTGAAATGTGATCGACATGTTTAAGAACCTGTTGCTTGTTTTGGTCTATGATAGAATGTTGTGCCTTTATCTACCTAACACGTTGTATACAAGATTCAGTTCTTGTAGAAAATGTTCACGAATGTAGTTCGAACGTCAAGGATAAACAAAACGGCCATCGACCAGATACTGAATCTTGTCACAATACCGAAGACCGAGTATGTAAAATGGAGATTAAAGAGAAACGTGAAC includes:
- the LOC128190260 gene encoding LHFPL tetraspan subfamily member 7 protein-like, which codes for MVSFVFCLWALLTTAIAVVWSVSLLHPVWVLHPDNVHSFGLQKYCVMDLRGTTGGSRGEALHRACLPYGRELRIGNIPSDTWRAAFLLFSSGTLLFIASVLSGLLSVVIQGKWDRYVSMTTKYIQITAVLVVISALLTYPLGFSSPFFRYYCGGAGVYNTGQCSVGWSYMLAIMGVALSVFCPILWSFRWIKRDDVMDEVLV